A genomic region of Daphnia carinata strain CSIRO-1 chromosome 5, CSIRO_AGI_Dcar_HiC_V3, whole genome shotgun sequence contains the following coding sequences:
- the LOC130697042 gene encoding ionotropic receptor 93a-like has protein sequence MGSFIRIAFISLSLGVAFVASFIEVSLLKEERQRLYGLELRASAFNYPPCLFAIKAPLGNHSLVPSFSGVCHDIATWISTHFRMKLIYVPTNTSDIVKHGLIPALIKQIINGEVDIIPYAFAPSVTLLQQLDFTITLRVEDYNLLQQWPKEESRLIAYIRPFSYEVWLLFLGSTGFVVIAMAILTHHHQQLGANWKSTNFMKALNHHTMYVMTVITGQGNCISPKAKLSLRLIAGLWCLTMVVLVNAYSSTLMSYLTVPKLTPIVNTLAELAVSRDSQITIDFESDMSRMFMDASSGPYRILGNSLRNNPKLLVRSGSLEGLNNVLLRGNVYFANRPTVKYLMSMDMKSHTKCRLTSSDPIPYIRTYSMGLPKGSQHNSIINHDLQYLQESGLLDHWLKQYTPNVDKCMVGKSKPHERVVPFTLLDLSSAFLLLGIGIGLCLFAFLLELIVSLQASPREKITA, from the exons ATGGGGTCGTTTATCAGAATAGCATTTATTTCACTTTCTTTGGGCGTGGCGTTCGTTGCATCCTTTATTGAAGTTAGCTTGCTAAAGGAAGAAAGACAGCGACTTTATGGCCTAGAATTGAGAGCTTCTGCCTTCAAC TATCCTCCCTGCCTTTTTGCCATTAAAGCGCCATTGGGGAACCATTCATTAGTTCCGTCATTTTCTGGTGTCTGCCACGACATTGCTACTTGGATTTCTACACATTTTCGCATGAA ATTGATATACGTGCCTACAAATACTTCGGATATTGTCAAACATGGGTTGATTCCCGCGCTCATCAAACAAATTATCAACGGG GAAGTCGATATTATACCATATGCGTTTGCCCCTTCGGTGACACTGTTACAACAACTAGATTTTACCATCACTCTTCGCGTAGAGGATTATAACCTGCTGCAACAATGGCCGAAAGAAGAGAGCCGGCTTATTGCGTATATAAGACCCTTTTCCTACGAG GTTTGGTTATTATTTCTTGGTTCAACtggttttgttgttattgctATGGCCATACTgactcatcatcatcaacaattGGGTGCAAATTGGAAGTCCACGAATTTTATGAAGGCTTTAAATCATCATACTATGTACGTTATGACGGTGATCACCGGACAAG GTAACTGCATATCCCCAAAGGCAAAACTTTCGTTACGTCTGATAGCAGGGCTGTGGTGCCTGACGATGGTAGTTTTGGTAAATGCATACTCGAGCACGTTAATGTCCTACTTGACTGTTCCAAAGTTAACTCCTATTGTGAACACGCTTGCTGAATTGGCAGTTAGTCGCGATTCACAGATAACGATTGATTTTGAATCGGACATGTCTCGTATGTTCATG GACGCCAGTTCTGGGCCATACAGAATACTTGGTAATTCATTACGTAACAACCCTAAGCTTCTCGTTAGAAGTGGAAGTCTAGAAGGATTAAACAATGTTTTACTGCGTGGCAATGTTTACTTTGCG AATCGTCCAACTGTCAAATACTTAATGTCCATGGACATGAAAAGTCACACCAAATGTCGCTTGACTTCCTCGGATCCCATTCCATACATTCGAACTTACTCAATGGGTTTACCTAAGGGCAGTCAACACAACTCCATCATCAATCACGA TTTGCAATATTTACAGGAAAGTGGTCTACTGGACCACTGGTTAAAACAGTACACACCCAACGTTGATAAATGTATGGTAGGAAAGAGCAAACCTCATGAGCGGGTGGTTCCTTTCACCCTGCTAGATCTGTCAAGCGCCTTTCTACTTTTAGGCATCGGTATCGGATTGTGCTTATTTGCGTTTCTGTTAGAATTAATTGTCTCTTTACAAGCTAGTCCACGAGAAAAAATCACCGCCTAA